The nucleotide sequence CTTTCTGTCCTTTCTGCCTTCGTGGTTCATTCTACAGGTTATAAAATCCTCGATCCTATAGCTATCTGAGAGCAGAGCCGAATGGAATTTTCAGTTGCCCGCCAGTTTTTCTACCAGGAAATCCATCAACCCGATGAGCAGATTGGTCTGGAACGGGCCGCCCTTTACCTGGCAATGGAAGAATATCCAGAGCTGGATGTAGAGGCGTATCTCAATGCCCTGGATACGATGGCAGCAGAGGTTGAAGAACGACTGCCAGCAGAGTCTTACCCACTCCGAGTTGTGCAAACGATTAATCACTACCTCTATGAAGACCTGGGTTTTAGAGGTAATGCAGAGGATTACTATAATCCCTGTAATAGCTTTCTAAATCGGGTGATTGATCAGCGAAAGGGGATTCCCATCACCCTGTCGCTGATTTACCTGGCGATCGCGCAGCGCATTGGTTTCCCGATGGTAGGGGTTGGGATGCCCGGTCATTTCCTGATCCGCCCGGATGTGGCAGAGATGGAAATTTTCGTTGATGCCTTTCATGGGGGCGAAATTTTGTTTCCCCAGGACTGCAAGGACCGGCTAACTCAGCTTTTGGGGCAACCCGTTGAACTGCAACCTGCCTTTCTACAACCCGTCAGTTCCCGCCATTTTCTGGCAAGAATGCTGACCAACCTGAAATTTATCTATCTGGAAAGTGGGAAACTTGGGAAAGCCCTGGCGGCAATCGAGCGAATTCTACTACTCTTTCCCAATGCCGCCATTGAACTGCGCGATCGTGGTGTACTGTACTATCGCCTCAAGCGCTTCACCGAAGCACGCCAAGATCTGGAAAATTACCTGACTCTGATGCCCACTGCCCAGGATTCCCCAGCCGTCCGGGAACTGGTTAAACAGTGTGCCTTACACTCCCATCCTTCCCTCAATTGAGAAACGCTATAGTGAGAAACGCTATAGCAGGTCGCTGAATAGCAGAGTGAATGCGTCATTCACAAGCGCTGATCCATTGTTTCAGCGTCTCTACAACCGATTCTAAAGCAATTTCCTGGGTTTCCCTGGTAGCCCGCTTCACCACTTCTACCTTGTTGTTTTTGAGGGTTTTTCCAGTCACAATCCGGTAGGGAATGCCGATTAAATCAGCATCTTTGAACTTAACCCCGGCCCGTTCTTCGCGATCGTCCAGGAGAGTTTCAACCCCAGCCTGGTTGAGTTCCCCATACAGAGACTCGGCGGCTTTGACCTGGTCAACATCATTGATATTGGGAATCACCACAATCGCATGATAAGGAGCGATGGAGGGTGACCAGACAATCCCATCCCTGTCATGGGACTGCTCTACGGCAGCCTGTGCCAGGCGGGAAACCCCCACCCCATAGCAACCCATCACCAGCGGTTGGGACTCACCCTGCTCATTTGTAAAGGTGGCTCCCATCGCTTTTGAGTACTTGGTGCCAAGCTGAAAGATATGCCCAATCTCAATCCCACGGGCACTCTTTAAGAACTGGGTCGGATCGTGGAGGGCGCGATCGCCTGCTTTTGCCTTCCGCACATCCACTACCCGTTCTGGCAACTCAAACTCCTTGCCCCAATTGGCCCCAACTACGTGATAGCCCGCTTCATCTGCCCCGGTAGCAAAGTTCTTCAGATCGACAGCCGTCTTATCCACCAGCCGCAAAAACCTGGGTGCCACCTGGCTACTGGCTTTTGCCCCTACAGGTTGGGGCTGTGCCGGACGAATGTAGCGATCGGATAAGTTGGGAGCAAGATAGCCCAGGGGCAGAGGCCTGGCT is from Leptothermofonsia sichuanensis E412 and encodes:
- a CDS encoding SirB1 family protein gives rise to the protein MEFSVARQFFYQEIHQPDEQIGLERAALYLAMEEYPELDVEAYLNALDTMAAEVEERLPAESYPLRVVQTINHYLYEDLGFRGNAEDYYNPCNSFLNRVIDQRKGIPITLSLIYLAIAQRIGFPMVGVGMPGHFLIRPDVAEMEIFVDAFHGGEILFPQDCKDRLTQLLGQPVELQPAFLQPVSSRHFLARMLTNLKFIYLESGKLGKALAAIERILLLFPNAAIELRDRGVLYYRLKRFTEARQDLENYLTLMPTAQDSPAVRELVKQCALHSHPSLN